A window from Candidatus Krumholzibacteriia bacterium encodes these proteins:
- a CDS encoding SDR family NAD(P)-dependent oxidoreductase produces the protein MRGADRWLVSRTAVGERLGGAGALLEGKTCVITGANRGIGREAAAALLGLGARVVLVCRDQGRGDAAQRELRDRTGREPELVVADLAVQHSLRAAADGLARRHERLDLLIHNAATIPATRSVTVDGVETQFAVNHLAGFFLTHLLLPLLRAAPAARVIVVSSNAHRRGRLDFQDLQAERSYRKQRRYSTTKLANVLFTYALARRLGSGPVTVNAVRPGTINTGLVGDFLRPFGFLRWLFVASTPARGAAPIVRLASDAALAGVTGQYFDRFRVAPSSPISLDLALQEQLWEASARLTGLA, from the coding sequence GTGCGCGGCGCCGACCGCTGGCTGGTGAGCCGTACCGCCGTCGGTGAACGACTTGGAGGTGCCGGCGCGTTGCTCGAAGGCAAGACTTGCGTGATCACCGGGGCCAATCGTGGCATCGGGCGGGAAGCGGCCGCCGCCTTGCTCGGCCTGGGCGCCCGGGTCGTCCTCGTGTGCCGGGACCAGGGGAGAGGTGACGCTGCGCAGCGAGAGCTCCGCGACCGCACCGGGCGCGAGCCGGAACTAGTGGTCGCGGATCTGGCGGTGCAGCATTCGCTCCGCGCGGCCGCCGACGGCCTTGCCCGGCGTCACGAGCGCCTCGATCTCTTGATCCACAATGCGGCCACCATTCCGGCGACTCGAAGTGTCACGGTGGACGGCGTAGAAACCCAGTTCGCGGTCAATCATCTGGCCGGGTTTTTCCTCACCCACCTTCTCCTGCCGCTCCTGCGTGCGGCTCCGGCGGCACGGGTGATCGTCGTCTCGTCGAACGCGCATCGGCGAGGACGGCTCGACTTCCAGGACCTGCAGGCAGAGCGCAGCTATCGCAAGCAACGACGTTACAGCACGACGAAGCTCGCCAACGTTCTCTTCACCTACGCCTTGGCCAGGCGGCTCGGGAGCGGGCCTGTCACCGTGAACGCCGTACGTCCAGGGACGATCAACACGGGGCTCGTGGGCGATTTCCTCCGCCCCTTCGGCTTCCTGCGGTGGCTCTTCGTCGCCAGCACGCCGGCGCGTGGAGCCGCCCCGATCGTGCGCTTGGCGAGCGATGCGGCGCTCGCCGGCGTCACCGGGCAGTACTTCGACCGCTTCCGCGTCGCGCCCTCGTCCCCCATCTCGCTGGACCTGGCACTGCAAGAGCAGTTGTGGGAGGCGAGCGCCAGGCTCACCGGGCTCGCATAG
- a CDS encoding FAD-binding oxidoreductase: MGRPNGKAIEALRARFRGEIVLPGSPGYDDARRLWNGMFDRRPALVARCIGTHDVIEAVRFSQEHGLPLAVKGGGHNSAGTGVCDDGLVVDLSRLRRVTVHTRHKTAHVDGGCLLGDMDYETQLHGLAVPAGIISHTGVGGLALGGGFGWISRKHGLSVDNLLAAEVVTAGGRLVNAGPEENPELFWGLRGGGGNFGVVTSFVFRCAEIGREVYSGFIVKPFAEAERYLRFHRDYVRDLPDEMTVWAVLRHAPPLPFLPPDVHGKLVVIVPFVWLGDPGRGAALVRPLREVLPTVGEAVGTNPWLAWQSGFDPLVPHGARNYWKSHHLQELSDACIEQLLTWSARMPTQECEAFIPHMEGAPSRVAEDATAYPHRRTPFLLNIHTRWQQPADDARCQEWARGFHAATQPFARGVYVNFLGQEGEERIREAYTPAVWKRLVAVKNQWDPDNLFRMNQNIRPLPEP; encoded by the coding sequence ATGGGCCGGCCGAACGGCAAGGCGATCGAGGCGCTACGAGCCCGATTCCGTGGCGAAATCGTGCTGCCTGGATCTCCTGGCTATGATGATGCCCGCCGGCTCTGGAATGGCATGTTCGATCGCCGGCCAGCGCTCGTCGCCCGCTGCATCGGCACCCACGATGTCATCGAAGCTGTCCGCTTCTCGCAAGAGCACGGCTTGCCCCTGGCGGTCAAGGGCGGAGGCCACAACTCCGCCGGCACGGGCGTGTGCGACGACGGCCTGGTCGTCGATCTTTCCCGCCTGCGGCGCGTCACGGTGCACACGCGGCACAAGACCGCCCACGTCGACGGCGGTTGTCTCCTTGGGGACATGGACTACGAGACCCAGCTGCACGGACTCGCGGTGCCCGCAGGGATCATCTCGCACACCGGCGTCGGGGGCCTCGCTTTGGGTGGCGGCTTCGGCTGGATCAGCCGCAAGCACGGGCTCTCCGTCGACAACTTGCTCGCCGCCGAAGTCGTCACCGCCGGGGGACGCCTGGTGAACGCAGGCCCGGAGGAGAATCCGGAGCTCTTCTGGGGCTTGCGCGGCGGCGGCGGCAACTTCGGCGTGGTGACCTCCTTCGTGTTCCGCTGTGCAGAGATCGGCCGCGAGGTGTACTCGGGCTTCATCGTCAAGCCTTTCGCCGAGGCCGAGCGCTACCTGCGCTTCCATCGCGACTACGTGCGCGACCTCCCGGACGAAATGACCGTGTGGGCGGTGCTGCGGCACGCGCCGCCGCTCCCCTTCCTGCCCCCCGACGTGCATGGCAAGCTCGTGGTCATCGTGCCCTTCGTCTGGCTCGGCGATCCGGGGCGCGGCGCGGCCTTGGTGCGCCCGCTCCGTGAAGTCCTGCCTACCGTCGGCGAAGCGGTGGGAACGAATCCCTGGCTCGCGTGGCAATCGGGCTTCGATCCCCTGGTGCCCCACGGAGCACGCAACTACTGGAAGTCGCACCATCTGCAGGAGCTGTCCGATGCTTGCATCGAGCAGCTCCTCACCTGGAGCGCCCGCATGCCCACGCAAGAGTGCGAGGCCTTCATCCCCCACATGGAAGGCGCCCCGAGCCGGGTGGCGGAAGACGCCACCGCCTACCCGCACCGGCGGACGCCGTTCTTGCTCAACATCCACACGCGCTGGCAGCAGCCCGCCGACGACGCCCGCTGCCAGGAATGGGCCCGTGGCTTCCATGCCGCGACCCAACCCTTCGCGCGTGGTGTCTACGTCAACTTCCTGGGCCAGGAAGGTGAGGAGCGCATCCGTGAGGCCTACACGCCGGCGGTGTGGAAACGCCTCGTGGCGGTGAAGAACCAGTGGGACCCGGACAACCTCTTCCGCATGAACCAGAACATCCGGCCGCTGCCGGAACCCTAG
- a CDS encoding GYD domain-containing protein, with product MPSFIRLAKLTDQGIRNIQNLKAMIEESRQIMDQHGVRFVQGWATLGEYDVVAVIEAPDAKTAAQVSALIAARGHFRASTLSAIPIQELSDAFEP from the coding sequence ATGCCCTCCTTCATCCGGCTCGCGAAACTCACGGATCAGGGCATTCGCAACATCCAGAACTTGAAAGCCATGATCGAGGAGAGCCGACAGATCATGGATCAGCACGGCGTGCGGTTCGTGCAGGGCTGGGCGACGCTGGGTGAATACGACGTGGTCGCGGTGATCGAAGCTCCCGATGCCAAGACCGCCGCTCAGGTGAGCGCCCTCATCGCGGCCCGGGGTCATTTCCGCGCCTCGACCCTCTCCGCCATCCCGATCCAGGAATTGAGCGACGCCTTCGAGCCTTGA